TGTCGCTGTGGGAGGGGGCGGGATCGGAAGGCTTCACGGCGGAGTATCCGAACCTGCGCGAGCCCTACCGCGTGTACGTCGAAAACGAGCGTGTGGCGCGCGGGCTGCGCAACTATCAGTCGCTGTTCATCCCCGGCCTGATGCAGACCGAGCCGTACGCCCGCGCGGTGATCGGAGAACTCTGGCCCGACGCCAAACCGGCCGACGTGCAAGAGCACGTCAAGGTGCGCCTGAACCGCCAAGCGCTCCTGACCAAGGATGACCCGCTGCACCTCGACGTGGTTGTCGATGAGGCGGCACTACGGCGCTGCGTCGGCGGCCCCATGGTCATGGCCGAGCAGCTACGCCGCCTGCAAGCCTTGGCCGAACTGCCGCACGTCAGCCTGCAAGTGATCCCGTTCTCCGTCGGCGTCCACGGCGGGATGCACGGCAACTTCGCCATCCTCAGCTTCGACGACGCCGACCACGCCGAGTTCGTATACATCGAGCAGATGGGCAAAGACCAGTTCCTTCATAACAAACCCGACGTCAACCGCTACACCAGCACCTTCGAGAACCTGCGGAAAGAAAAGGCGCTCAGCCCCGACGCTTCGCTCAGCCTGATCGACTCGGTAGAGCGCGAACTGACCGCACAAGGAGAAACCCGATGAACACGCCCAACCCCGCGCCCGACGCCTGGTTCAAGAGCACATATAGCCAGGCACAAGGCGAGTGCGTAGAGGTCGCATTCAGGGCGCGCACGGTCGCGGCCCGAGACAGCAAGGACATGAACGGCCCGGTCCTGGAGTTCACGCCCCAAGGCTGGACAGACTTCCTCGACGGGCTCGACGCGGGCGACTTCCGCCCGTAGCCCACACTCCCACGACGCCCCCGTTCTCCCCTCCGGAGCGGGGGCGTCCGGCATATCCCAAGGGCATACAACGGCGACCTTGGCCGAAACACCCCCGCCCAACGGCCAACAGCAAGCCATAACGGTCACATCCGATCGCCCCACCTGGCACGGAGCAAGATCAGTCGGCATATGCCCCACGCGGAATAGGACATACCGCAACTGACCGTGCGCACGGCGTAGCAACGGGGAAACATCGGCGTTACGTTCGAACGGCACCGAAACGGCCGTAGATATATGCGCCGATCCAGCCCGATGGCGCGCGGCCGACTCGACCCACTGAAGGGAACGAAAGGCATGATGCGAAAGAAGATCGCGATGCTCGCGGCCGGTTCCGCCGCCGCGCTCGCACTCGGGTTCGCGGCTCCGGCCGCGACCGCCGCGCCCGCTCAGGTCGGAACCGGGACCGGATTCACCGGCAACAACGGCGGCGGCACCCCGCAGACCGTCGTGGCCACGGCGGTCTGCGCGGCGACCGCACTCCCGAACCTCTCGGCGCGCACCGACTCGGGTGGCGACCCCATCGAGTGGTTCAGGAACCTCGGGAACTGCATCAGTGACACCCAGGGCCTGACGGTCCCGGCGAACGACACCATCGTGGACTTCGGGGAGACGGAGCGGCAGTACTTCCGGATCGCCAACTGACCCACGCCGCCCACACCCGACAGGTCACGACTGTCAGGAAGACACGGCGGGGCGGGGCCAAGCTGGCCCGCCCCGCCGCTGCGCGTCAGCGCAGCCCAGTCACGCGCGCTAGCGCGTGACTCTCCGCGCTCCGCGCGGAGCCGCCGCGCGTCAGCGCGGCCAAGCGCCCGTCCGTGCCCGCTAGGGCACGGACGGGCATAGCTTGATCTGCGTCAAGAACAGCGCGCCTGCCGCAGAAACCCACGGTGGGCGCGCTGCCGCGCGTCGGGCGGTAGCCCGACGCGCGGCGCGGCGGCGCTCTGACCGGACCGGTGGGGCACAGAGCGGCCGTGGCCGGTGGGTCCGCGCCCCGCGCGGG
Above is a genomic segment from Streptomyces sp. NBC_01233 containing:
- a CDS encoding helix-turn-helix domain-containing protein, producing MTERSPAGLRHRLAAEMVQLRGKRTLKWLVEQTGVSETTIRRVEKARGHRPNRSNMLALLKALDAPAGKRAYIMSLWEGAGSEGFTAEYPNLREPYRVYVENERVARGLRNYQSLFIPGLMQTEPYARAVIGELWPDAKPADVQEHVKVRLNRQALLTKDDPLHLDVVVDEAALRRCVGGPMVMAEQLRRLQALAELPHVSLQVIPFSVGVHGGMHGNFAILSFDDADHAEFVYIEQMGKDQFLHNKPDVNRYTSTFENLRKEKALSPDASLSLIDSVERELTAQGETR
- a CDS encoding DUF397 domain-containing protein; protein product: MNTPNPAPDAWFKSTYSQAQGECVEVAFRARTVAARDSKDMNGPVLEFTPQGWTDFLDGLDAGDFRP